From the Opitutia bacterium genome, one window contains:
- a CDS encoding acyltransferase, which translates to MQLTLTVPGGPRAGRIAAFDELKGLAILLVVLYHAGGVLVWQNFLHGDLGVDIFVILSGAGLALGSHGDEPAGKFLARRLRRIAPAYWIVLAAYAVANAVVLEQPASPINLALHALGVHAWFGDGLGLSVNDSFWFITLIVSLYLLYLWFRRLRSSESLLLAGALVAVAVSFAFFFSGQSAMFAHLGLRLPGFVLGILLGRLLRDGRLTLDANATLGAAFFILVYVPYTQGIVFHTAVAGLALIAAYTLWLRPALPASAAAPVQRTLAFLGAHSLEIFLIHQPLLRDYNTILQIRWFHVSQPTPPTLALGMVVALVVTLLLSVELKRLLDRLFAPRAQ; encoded by the coding sequence ATGCAACTCACCCTCACCGTCCCCGGCGGCCCTCGCGCCGGTCGCATCGCAGCCTTCGACGAACTCAAGGGCCTCGCGATTCTCCTCGTTGTGCTTTACCATGCCGGAGGCGTTCTCGTCTGGCAGAATTTCCTTCACGGCGATCTCGGCGTCGACATCTTCGTGATCCTCAGCGGTGCCGGCCTCGCGCTCGGCAGCCACGGGGACGAACCAGCGGGAAAATTTCTCGCGCGCCGGCTGCGCCGCATTGCTCCCGCTTATTGGATCGTGCTCGCCGCCTACGCCGTCGCAAATGCGGTGGTCCTCGAACAACCGGCTTCCCCGATCAACCTCGCCTTGCACGCGCTCGGTGTCCACGCGTGGTTTGGCGACGGTCTCGGCCTCTCCGTGAACGATTCGTTCTGGTTCATCACGCTCATCGTCTCCCTCTACCTGCTCTACTTGTGGTTCCGTCGCCTGCGTTCCAGCGAGTCGCTGCTGCTGGCCGGCGCGCTCGTCGCGGTGGCGGTTTCGTTCGCCTTCTTCTTCTCCGGACAATCCGCGATGTTCGCGCATCTGGGCCTCCGTCTGCCCGGCTTCGTGCTCGGCATCCTGCTCGGTCGCCTGCTGCGCGACGGACGACTCACGCTCGATGCCAACGCCACCCTCGGCGCCGCGTTTTTCATCCTCGTCTACGTGCCCTACACGCAGGGCATCGTGTTTCACACCGCGGTGGCGGGGCTCGCCCTAATTGCCGCCTACACGCTCTGGCTGCGTCCCGCCCTGCCCGCAAGTGCGGCCGCGCCCGTGCAGCGCACGCTCGCCTTCCTCGGCGCCCATTCGCTCGAAATTTTCCTGATCCACCAACCGCTGCTCCGCGACTACAATACAATCCTGCAAATTCGCTGGTTTCACGTCAGCCAACCCACACCGCCCACGCTCGCGCTGGGCATGGTCGTCGCCCTCGTGGTCACATTGCTGCTTTCGGTCGAGCTGAAGCGCCTCCTCGACCGCCTCTTCGCGCCTCGCGCGCAGTGA
- a CDS encoding class I SAM-dependent methyltransferase, whose protein sequence is MSTTSPATKWPKVLPALTPEQKERSDAFMKMWHEELAGRPRYGLVEKFNHTFPVKHSPAQFKTTIEIGAGLGEHLEYEKLTPEQERNYYCNEYRENMAAEIRRRFPNVKTVVGDCQQRMDFPDGFFDRYIAVHVLEHLPNLPAAVREAYRLLNKQNGRMLIVIPTEGSPAYGLARKISAERVWKRHFTAPYSEFYQREHINLVPEIVAELEPYFTIESRAYFPLGVPLWFCNLCIGYSLVPRATPLR, encoded by the coding sequence ATGTCGACCACCTCTCCCGCTACCAAGTGGCCCAAGGTCCTGCCGGCGCTCACGCCGGAACAGAAGGAACGCAGCGACGCGTTCATGAAGATGTGGCACGAAGAACTCGCCGGCCGCCCGCGCTACGGCTTGGTCGAGAAATTCAACCACACCTTCCCGGTCAAGCATTCGCCCGCGCAATTCAAGACGACGATCGAGATCGGCGCCGGACTCGGCGAACACCTCGAATACGAGAAGCTCACGCCCGAGCAGGAGCGGAATTACTACTGCAACGAATACCGTGAGAACATGGCGGCGGAGATCCGCCGGCGCTTCCCGAACGTGAAGACCGTCGTCGGCGATTGCCAGCAGCGCATGGATTTTCCCGACGGCTTCTTCGATCGCTACATCGCCGTCCACGTCCTCGAGCACCTGCCCAATCTCCCCGCCGCCGTCCGCGAGGCGTATCGCCTGCTCAACAAGCAGAACGGCCGCATGCTCATCGTCATCCCGACCGAGGGCAGTCCCGCTTACGGCCTCGCGCGCAAGATTTCGGCCGAACGCGTCTGGAAGCGCCACTTCACCGCGCCTTACTCGGAGTTCTACCAGCGCGAGCACATCAACCTAGTGCCCGAGATTGTTGCCGAGCTGGAACCCTATTTTACCATCGAGTCGCGCGCCTACTTCCCGCTCGGCGTGCCCCTGTGGTTCTGCAACCTCTGCATCGGCTACTCGCTCGTTCCCCGCGCCACGCCGCTGCGCTGA
- a CDS encoding glycosyltransferase family 2 protein produces MLLSLVVPVYKEEKNVPEFLRRLRPILSRITEDYEIIFSLDPSPDRTEEVVLEERAKDERIKLLKFSRRFGQPMATLAGLSYSRGRAVIVMDVDLQDPPELVAEMIAKWREGYDVVLPQRRERTGEPWIKKLVASTGYKVINKIADVRIPPNTGDFRLMSRRVVEEVVRLKESHGFLRGMVAVVGFKQCLIPFDRPARFAGETNYNRFLGSLRIGFNGIFCFSTYALTLSTMAGFVIAGASFLIGLAYLAMKLAGFPFPLGNPTIVILILFLGGIQLISVGILGEYIGRIYEEVRSRPKFIVDRAEGFNS; encoded by the coding sequence ATGCTGCTCAGCCTCGTCGTCCCCGTTTACAAGGAAGAGAAGAACGTCCCGGAGTTCCTCCGGCGGCTGCGTCCCATCCTCTCGCGGATCACCGAGGACTACGAAATCATCTTCTCGCTCGACCCGTCTCCGGACCGCACGGAGGAAGTCGTCCTCGAAGAGCGCGCGAAGGATGAGCGCATCAAGCTCCTGAAGTTTTCCCGCCGCTTCGGCCAGCCGATGGCCACTCTCGCCGGACTCTCCTACTCACGCGGCCGCGCCGTCATCGTGATGGACGTCGATCTGCAAGACCCGCCTGAGCTCGTCGCGGAAATGATCGCCAAGTGGCGCGAAGGCTACGACGTCGTGCTGCCGCAGCGCCGCGAGCGCACGGGCGAGCCGTGGATCAAGAAGCTCGTCGCCTCCACCGGCTACAAGGTGATCAACAAGATCGCCGACGTGCGCATCCCGCCCAACACGGGCGATTTTCGCCTGATGTCGCGTCGCGTGGTCGAGGAAGTCGTTCGCTTGAAGGAGTCCCACGGCTTCCTGCGCGGCATGGTCGCGGTCGTCGGCTTCAAGCAGTGCCTGATTCCGTTCGACCGACCCGCGCGCTTCGCCGGCGAGACGAACTACAACCGCTTCCTCGGCTCGCTGCGCATCGGTTTCAACGGCATCTTCTGCTTCTCCACCTACGCGCTCACGCTGAGCACGATGGCGGGCTTCGTGATCGCCGGCGCGTCGTTCCTGATCGGACTGGCGTATCTGGCGATGAAGCTCGCGGGCTTCCCGTTCCCGCTCGGCAATCCGACGATCGTGATTCTCATTCTGTTCCTCGGCGGCATCCAGCTGATCAGCGTCGGCATCCTCGGCGAATACATCGGCCGCATCTACGAAGAAGTCCGCAGCCGTCCGAAGTTCATCGTCGACCGCGCCGAAGGGTTCAACTCCTGA
- a CDS encoding NAD-dependent epimerase/dehydratase family protein codes for MQHVFVTGAAGFIGSNLVDRLLADGVRVTGWDNLSTGQIRFLDGALKHPNFQLIRGDNLDLPAITAAMKGVDFVFHLAANADIKDGWQHPRKDLEQNTIATFNVLEAMRANGVKRIGFSSTGSVYGEALVTPERPTPETDSFPIQTSLYGASKTAGEGLLAAYAEGAQIEEAYIFRFVSILGERYTHGHVFDFYKQLIEHPDRLRVLGDGSQRKSYLYVQDCIDAMLHVTRQATAKNAKHHTQVYNLGTPEFVQVNDSIRHICATLGLQPKLEYTGGNRGWIGDNPFIFLDTKKIQSTGWKPKLTIEQGIIKTLRWLEANRWVYEARK; via the coding sequence ATGCAACACGTCTTCGTCACCGGCGCCGCCGGCTTCATTGGTTCCAATCTCGTCGACCGCCTCCTCGCGGACGGCGTGCGGGTCACCGGCTGGGACAACCTTTCCACCGGCCAAATCCGTTTCCTCGATGGCGCGCTGAAGCATCCAAATTTCCAACTCATCCGCGGCGACAACCTCGACCTCCCCGCAATCACCGCCGCGATGAAGGGAGTCGACTTCGTGTTCCACCTCGCCGCCAACGCCGACATCAAGGACGGCTGGCAGCATCCGCGAAAGGATCTCGAGCAAAACACCATCGCGACCTTCAACGTCCTCGAAGCCATGCGCGCCAATGGTGTGAAACGCATCGGCTTCTCCTCCACGGGATCCGTCTACGGCGAAGCGCTCGTCACGCCCGAACGCCCCACGCCTGAAACCGACTCCTTCCCGATCCAAACCTCGCTGTATGGCGCCTCCAAGACCGCTGGCGAAGGCCTCCTCGCCGCCTACGCCGAGGGCGCGCAGATCGAAGAAGCCTACATCTTCCGCTTCGTCTCCATCCTCGGCGAACGCTACACCCACGGCCACGTCTTCGACTTCTACAAGCAGCTGATCGAGCATCCCGACCGCCTCCGTGTGCTCGGCGACGGATCGCAACGCAAGAGCTACCTCTACGTGCAGGACTGCATCGACGCGATGCTTCACGTCACGCGTCAAGCCACGGCGAAAAACGCCAAGCACCACACCCAGGTCTACAATCTCGGCACGCCCGAATTCGTGCAGGTCAACGACTCCATCCGCCACATTTGCGCCACGCTCGGTCTGCAGCCGAAGCTCGAATACACCGGCGGCAACCGCGGCTGGATCGGCGACAATCCCTTCATCTTCCTCGACACGAAAAAGATCCAGTCCACCGGCTGGAAACCGAAACTCACCATCGAGCAAGGCATCATCAAGACGCTCCGCTGGCTCGAGGCCAACCGCTGGGTCTACGAGGCCCGCAAGTAA
- a CDS encoding glycosyltransferase translates to MESPLKNILYVRPDTFGDLVIFASALDQLMTAWPQARHTLLVRPGYDTLAPLFPDTVRWQAAAINPFKDAPDAARAELEKLFAALTDSPPDLIVAATLNRTWLEVALAARFPQARRVALGAGEIDPLFANAAQIAFGVTTREVFPETIAVDERAQEWENNFRLVDHLLGRAAPRTVPTLHVPPAAQQAAAAVLAQHGLQPKRWAAVFAAGLANVAIKAWPADRFAAVVRHLQQEEKLPVLLLGHTSERAALEAVAAACEQAGAARPGLWLGRDGEMPLLAAVLQSARLYFGHDTGPMHLAAAVGTPVAAVFGGGHWPRFRPAGRQVISLVQPLPCFGCNWDCHFGDAPCVKFVSATDAIAAVRQLLAAGEQPLDVILESKSVSADALRLIAAVTPRYRELQGDRLDRQHKIEELTHLGREKDVEIDDLKRAAEERKVEMESIKAELEAECAQKDTEIGDLKSEANTKDTEIASLKHEADVKDGEIASLKSETNTKDTEIASLKSEANTKDSEIEQLKATCNEREALIFKLTDIVKDFQRQVAEHVEAHHKKDATISARDASLAALTTERDLLTAELAKVQAHFAALPLDATYYGQALHDKDVHIRNLELMLKEARATADNYAAGYGELEQTKRFGRWLHEKEVVLQQLKRACDEREALIQQIAAHNAGLSRAQKTWVATRAFFQQKVTRPLEAWAFRSLVEEKEVQLGVLRQYEPRPIVWDKGLRRKPSVPDAHLPEFDIVTPSYNQDRFLESTMISVLNQGYPKLRYHVQDGGSRDGSVEILKRYTDRLTSWESVKDRGQSDAIRRGFARLPGRPDDIMAWLNSDDLIAPRALRYVGEYFARHPDVDVIYGHRIVIDDFDQEIGRWFLPKHDPHVLDWIDYVPQETMFFRRRAWEAIGGLDPSFQFALDWDLIARMQQAKARIVRVPYFLGAFRVHVEQKTSAAIHTTGHEEMTRIRTRIHGPNPDPSRIEHFARKTRFASGVTAKLFSLGLRV, encoded by the coding sequence GTGGAATCACCGCTCAAGAACATCCTCTACGTCCGACCCGATACATTCGGCGATTTGGTGATTTTCGCCTCGGCGCTCGACCAACTCATGACGGCTTGGCCGCAGGCGCGTCACACGCTCCTCGTCCGGCCGGGCTACGACACGCTCGCGCCCCTGTTCCCTGACACGGTGCGCTGGCAGGCGGCGGCGATCAACCCCTTCAAGGACGCACCCGACGCCGCGCGCGCAGAGCTGGAAAAACTCTTCGCCGCGCTCACAGACAGCCCGCCCGACCTCATCGTCGCGGCGACGCTGAACCGCACCTGGCTCGAGGTCGCGCTTGCCGCGCGCTTCCCGCAGGCACGACGCGTCGCGCTCGGCGCGGGCGAGATTGATCCGCTCTTCGCCAACGCCGCGCAAATCGCCTTCGGCGTCACCACGCGCGAGGTGTTTCCCGAGACCATCGCCGTCGACGAGCGCGCGCAGGAATGGGAGAACAATTTCCGCCTCGTCGACCACCTCCTCGGCCGCGCCGCGCCGCGCACCGTGCCAACGCTCCATGTGCCGCCGGCCGCGCAGCAAGCCGCCGCCGCGGTGCTCGCGCAACACGGCCTGCAGCCGAAACGTTGGGCTGCGGTCTTCGCCGCGGGCTTGGCCAACGTCGCGATCAAGGCCTGGCCCGCGGACCGCTTCGCCGCCGTCGTCCGCCACCTCCAGCAGGAGGAAAAGCTGCCCGTGCTGCTGCTCGGCCACACCAGCGAACGCGCCGCGCTCGAAGCCGTGGCCGCCGCGTGCGAGCAAGCCGGCGCCGCGCGTCCCGGGCTGTGGCTCGGTCGTGACGGCGAGATGCCTTTGCTGGCCGCCGTGCTGCAGAGCGCGCGCCTGTATTTCGGCCACGACACCGGCCCGATGCACCTCGCCGCCGCCGTCGGCACACCCGTCGCCGCGGTGTTTGGCGGCGGACACTGGCCGCGTTTCCGTCCCGCGGGGCGGCAGGTGATTTCGCTCGTGCAACCGCTGCCGTGCTTCGGGTGCAACTGGGATTGCCACTTCGGCGACGCGCCGTGCGTGAAGTTCGTCTCCGCCACCGACGCCATCGCCGCCGTGCGCCAGCTCCTCGCCGCGGGCGAACAGCCGCTCGACGTCATTCTCGAATCAAAGTCCGTCTCCGCCGACGCGTTGCGGCTCATCGCCGCCGTCACGCCGCGCTACCGCGAGTTACAGGGCGACCGGCTCGACCGTCAGCACAAGATCGAAGAACTCACCCACCTCGGCCGCGAGAAGGACGTCGAGATCGACGACCTGAAGCGCGCCGCCGAGGAGCGCAAGGTCGAGATGGAGTCGATCAAGGCCGAGCTCGAAGCCGAGTGCGCGCAAAAGGACACCGAGATCGGCGACCTCAAGAGCGAGGCCAACACCAAGGACACCGAGATCGCCTCGCTCAAGCACGAGGCCGACGTGAAGGACGGCGAGATCGCCTCGCTCAAGTCGGAAACCAACACCAAGGACACCGAGATCGCCTCGCTCAAATCCGAGGCGAACACCAAGGATTCCGAGATCGAGCAGCTGAAGGCGACATGCAACGAGCGCGAGGCGCTCATCTTCAAGCTCACGGACATCGTGAAGGACTTCCAGCGGCAGGTCGCCGAGCATGTCGAGGCGCACCACAAGAAGGACGCGACGATCTCGGCACGCGACGCCTCGCTGGCCGCGCTCACCACCGAGCGCGACTTGCTCACGGCCGAGCTGGCCAAGGTGCAGGCGCATTTCGCCGCGCTGCCGCTCGATGCCACGTATTACGGGCAGGCGCTGCACGACAAGGACGTCCACATCCGCAACCTCGAACTCATGCTCAAGGAAGCGCGCGCGACCGCGGACAACTACGCCGCCGGCTATGGCGAGCTCGAGCAGACGAAACGCTTCGGCCGCTGGCTGCATGAAAAGGAAGTGGTCCTCCAGCAGCTCAAGCGCGCGTGCGACGAGCGCGAAGCGCTCATCCAGCAAATCGCCGCGCACAACGCCGGCCTCAGCCGCGCGCAGAAGACGTGGGTGGCGACCCGCGCGTTCTTCCAGCAGAAGGTCACGCGTCCGCTCGAGGCGTGGGCGTTTCGCTCGCTCGTGGAGGAGAAGGAAGTCCAGCTCGGCGTCCTTCGCCAATACGAGCCGAGACCGATCGTCTGGGACAAGGGCCTGAGGCGCAAACCGAGCGTGCCCGACGCGCACTTGCCGGAATTCGATATCGTCACGCCGTCCTACAACCAGGACCGATTCCTCGAGAGCACGATGATCAGCGTGCTCAACCAAGGCTACCCGAAGCTCCGCTACCATGTGCAGGACGGCGGCTCAAGGGACGGCAGCGTGGAAATCCTGAAGCGTTACACCGATCGGCTGACAAGCTGGGAGTCGGTCAAGGACCGCGGCCAGTCGGACGCCATCCGCCGCGGTTTCGCGCGCCTGCCCGGCCGGCCGGACGACATCATGGCGTGGCTGAACTCCGACGACTTGATCGCGCCGCGGGCGCTCCGCTACGTCGGCGAGTATTTCGCGCGCCACCCGGACGTCGACGTGATTTACGGCCACCGCATCGTGATCGACGACTTCGATCAGGAAATTGGCCGCTGGTTCCTGCCGAAGCACGACCCGCACGTGCTGGACTGGATCGACTACGTGCCGCAGGAGACGATGTTCTTCCGCCGGCGCGCGTGGGAAGCCATCGGCGGGCTCGACCCGTCGTTCCAATTCGCACTCGATTGGGATCTGATCGCGCGCATGCAACAGGCGAAGGCGAGGATCGTGCGCGTGCCGTATTTCCTCGGTGCCTTCCGCGTGCATGTGGAACAGAAGACGAGCGCGGCAATCCACACGACGGGCCACGAGGAGATGACCCGCATCCGCACCCGGATCCATGGCCCGAATCCCGATCCGTCCCGCATCGAACATTTCGCCCGCAAAACACGGTTTGCCAGCGGTGTCACGGCGAAGCTTTTTAGCCTTGGTCTGCGAGTCTAG